In a genomic window of Niallia taxi:
- the narH gene encoding nitrate reductase subunit beta, which yields MKIKAQIAMVLNLDKCIGCHTCSVTCKNTWTNRPGAEYMWFNNVETKPGIGYPKRWEDQEYYKGGWELTKKGKLQLKSGSKINKIATGKIFYNPDMPKLDDYYEPWTYSYDNLFSPKERAQQPVARPQSLISGKEMEIEWGPNWEDDLAGAPETAPLDPNIQKIEEEIKMNFDTAFMTYLPRLCEHCLNPACVASCPSGAMYKRDEDGIVLVNQEACRSWRFCMSGCPYKKVYFNWKTNKAEKCTFCFPRIENGLPTVCSETCTGRIRYLGVLLYDADRVEAAASTENEQDLYKAQLDLFLDPNDPEIIKQAKKDGVPESFIEAAQNSPIYKMAIEYKIAFPLHPEYRTLPMVWYVPPLSPIMSYFEGRDSIKNPDMIFPAIEEMRIPVSYIASMLTAGDTDVVILALQRMAMMRQYMRAASSNKEFDLTRLERVGLTEKTTKEMYRLLAIAKYEDRFVIPTSHKEAYMDAYNEQGTSGFDACNGCSLAGNGVGANNSPAVNTANQSSYEKNFYGGIWRD from the coding sequence TTGAAGATTAAAGCACAAATCGCAATGGTTTTAAATTTAGATAAATGCATCGGCTGCCATACATGCAGTGTCACATGTAAAAACACATGGACAAATCGGCCTGGTGCTGAATATATGTGGTTCAATAATGTCGAAACAAAACCTGGTATTGGCTACCCAAAACGCTGGGAGGACCAAGAGTATTATAAGGGCGGCTGGGAATTAACTAAAAAAGGAAAGCTTCAGCTTAAGTCTGGTTCAAAAATAAACAAAATTGCAACAGGAAAAATCTTTTACAATCCAGACATGCCTAAACTGGATGACTACTACGAGCCTTGGACCTATTCATACGATAATTTATTTTCACCAAAGGAACGTGCACAGCAGCCTGTTGCACGTCCCCAATCCTTAATAAGCGGCAAGGAAATGGAGATTGAGTGGGGACCGAACTGGGAGGATGACTTAGCTGGTGCTCCCGAAACAGCACCACTTGATCCAAATATCCAAAAAATCGAAGAAGAAATAAAAATGAATTTTGATACGGCGTTTATGACCTATTTGCCAAGACTTTGTGAGCATTGCTTAAATCCAGCCTGTGTTGCTTCCTGTCCAAGTGGTGCGATGTATAAACGGGATGAGGACGGCATTGTGCTTGTTAACCAAGAGGCTTGCCGAAGCTGGCGCTTTTGTATGTCAGGCTGTCCCTATAAAAAAGTATATTTCAACTGGAAAACAAATAAAGCGGAAAAATGCACATTTTGTTTCCCAAGAATTGAAAACGGCTTGCCGACAGTATGCTCTGAGACGTGTACAGGACGGATTCGCTATTTAGGTGTTTTGTTATATGATGCAGATCGTGTAGAAGCAGCAGCTTCAACGGAAAACGAACAAGATCTGTATAAAGCACAGCTTGATTTATTCCTTGATCCAAATGATCCGGAGATAATTAAGCAGGCAAAAAAAGACGGTGTGCCAGAATCATTTATAGAAGCAGCACAAAATTCGCCAATCTATAAAATGGCGATTGAATATAAAATAGCGTTCCCGCTGCATCCAGAATATCGAACATTGCCAATGGTTTGGTATGTGCCGCCGCTTTCCCCAATTATGAGCTATTTTGAAGGCAGGGATTCTATTAAAAATCCAGATATGATTTTTCCGGCCATTGAAGAGATGCGAATTCCTGTAAGCTATATCGCAAGTATGCTTACTGCAGGTGATACGGATGTGGTTATCCTTGCCTTACAGCGCATGGCAATGATGCGGCAATATATGCGTGCAGCATCCTCCAATAAAGAATTTGATCTAACTCGCTTAGAGCGTGTTGGTTTAACGGAAAAGACAACAAAGGAAATGTATCGTTTGCTTGCTATAGCGAAATACGAGGATCGATTTGTTATCCCTACCTCTCATAAAGAAGCCTATATGGATGCCTATAATGAACAGGGAACGTCTGGTTTTGACGCATGCAATGGCTGCTCTCTTGCTGGAAATGGAGTAGGCGCAAATAATAGTCCCGCAGTGAACACGGCAAACCAAAGCTCATATGAGAAGAATTTTTATGGAGGGATATGGCGTGATTAA
- the narJ gene encoding nitrate reductase molybdenum cofactor assembly chaperone, with translation MINQHEFEQKRPIMQELSAMLLYPQGSPIKQQDFPILESYGDSNKEVAANINRFFDYFSELTLLQQQEYYVQTFDFNKKTPLHMTFAKYEDAKERGQILVQLKMMYAMSGLELNSKELSDHLPLMLEFLANGEWIHANRLQKWQLLFAIMEDGTYFLYQELKKQENPYQYVIQTVRILLKSCMELEMEAEKVE, from the coding sequence GTGATTAATCAGCACGAATTCGAACAAAAAAGACCAATAATGCAGGAACTAAGTGCTATGCTGCTTTATCCGCAAGGAAGTCCTATAAAGCAGCAGGACTTCCCAATCCTTGAGTCATATGGTGACAGCAATAAAGAAGTGGCAGCAAATATCAATCGGTTTTTTGACTATTTTAGTGAATTAACCTTATTGCAGCAACAGGAGTATTATGTTCAAACATTTGACTTTAATAAAAAAACACCGCTGCATATGACATTTGCAAAATATGAAGATGCAAAAGAAAGAGGCCAAATACTAGTTCAATTGAAAATGATGTATGCGATGAGTGGTCTGGAATTGAACTCGAAGGAGCTATCAGATCACTTGCCATTAATGCTCGAGTTTTTGGCAAATGGAGAGTGGATACATGCTAATCGTCTTCAAAAATGGCAGCTGCTATTTGCGATAATGGAAGATGGAACCTATTTTCTTTATCAGGAATTAAAGAAACAAGAAAACCCATATCAGTATGTCATCCAAACTGTGCGAATTCTATTAAAATCATGTATGGAATTAGAGATGGAGGCGGAAAAAGTTGAATAG
- the narI gene encoding respiratory nitrate reductase subunit gamma: MIFILGMIFRYRYDQFSWTAKSSELLEKKKLMIGSSLFHIGIIFVFFGHVGGLLVPIEITEAFGVSDHLYHTIAVWSGGFFGFIAYVGIILLTWRRLSDVRVRSISTFSDIAINIILIIVMSLGIFSTFFGTSNQPDFNYRETVSVWFRQLFILQPDGNLMSGVPLLFKLHILSAFALFALFPFSRLVHAFSLPIGYIKRRYIIYQKNVVRK, encoded by the coding sequence ATGATTTTTATTTTAGGTATGATTTTTCGCTATCGATATGATCAATTTTCGTGGACAGCTAAGTCAAGTGAATTACTAGAAAAGAAGAAATTAATGATTGGCAGCAGTTTATTTCATATCGGGATTATTTTCGTGTTTTTCGGTCATGTCGGTGGACTGCTTGTGCCAATCGAAATAACAGAAGCATTTGGTGTTAGCGATCATCTGTATCATACAATCGCAGTTTGGAGCGGTGGATTTTTCGGGTTCATAGCATATGTCGGAATCATCCTGTTAACATGGAGAAGACTTTCAGATGTTCGGGTGCGATCCATTAGCACCTTTTCCGATATAGCTATTAATATAATTTTAATTATTGTCATGTCTCTTGGTATTTTCAGTACCTTTTTCGGCACAAGCAATCAACCGGATTTTAACTATCGTGAAACAGTATCCGTTTGGTTTCGTCAGTTATTTATTCTACAGCCAGACGGCAACCTGATGAGTGGGGTTCCGCTGTTGTTTAAATTACATATCCTTTCAGCCTTTGCCTTGTTTGCTTTATTTCCCTTCAGCAGATTAGTACATGCATTTAGCCTGCCAATAGGATATATTAAAAGACGATATATAATTTACCAAAAAAATGTAGTGCGCAAGTAA